The following are encoded together in the Naumannella cuiyingiana genome:
- a CDS encoding NADPH-dependent FMN reductase, producing the protein MTTRLAVIIGSTRPGRRTTAVADWVAQSARSQPAIAAGEASVDLVDLADYNLPLFDERLPPMMGQYENAHTQRWAETIGSYDGFIFVTPEYNHSMPAALKNAIDYLFGEWSNKAAGFVSLGTQGGTRAVEHLRLTLAEVKVATVRSHVALPVFTEFEFADPTDPTDPGALKPNPHQEAALSTLIDEVIAWTEALAPLRVTRY; encoded by the coding sequence ATGACAACCCGCCTCGCCGTCATCATCGGCAGCACCCGCCCCGGGCGGCGAACCACCGCCGTCGCCGACTGGGTGGCTCAGTCCGCCCGTAGCCAGCCCGCGATCGCCGCGGGCGAGGCGAGCGTCGACCTCGTAGATCTCGCCGACTACAACCTGCCACTGTTCGATGAGCGGCTGCCGCCCATGATGGGCCAGTACGAGAATGCCCACACTCAGCGCTGGGCAGAGACGATCGGTAGCTACGACGGCTTCATCTTCGTGACCCCCGAGTACAACCACTCCATGCCCGCGGCCCTGAAGAACGCCATCGACTACCTGTTCGGCGAATGGAGCAACAAGGCCGCCGGGTTCGTCAGCCTCGGCACGCAAGGCGGCACACGCGCAGTCGAACACCTCAGACTCACCCTGGCCGAAGTCAAGGTCGCCACCGTGCGCAGCCACGTCGCACTGCCCGTGTTCACCGAGTTCGAGTTCGCCGACCCCACAGACCCCACCGACCCAGGCGCACTGAAGCCCAACCCCCACCAAGAGGCCGCGCTAAGCACGCTGATCGACGAGGTCATCGCTTGGACAGAAGCACTCGCTCCGCTGCGGGTAACCAGGTATTGA
- a CDS encoding TetR/AcrR family transcriptional regulator — protein MAESQSPRPRGGQADKRRAILAGALRVFARDGYTRASIDGIAAEAGVSSRTIYNHFADKAELFGVVIVESTASAAELQVAIIERHLAKILDLEADLISFGEELAVPPEGYAEHFGLVRQVIAEAEHIPAEAVTAWQEAGPRHVRRVLGQHLAAAQDRGLLQVPDPELAASQLMSLLSVVHPTHVGDAPDAKEITRIVTSGVGLFLRGYQPSAN, from the coding sequence ATGGCCGAGTCGCAGAGTCCGCGTCCACGCGGCGGGCAGGCCGACAAGCGTCGGGCGATACTTGCCGGTGCACTGCGCGTGTTCGCTCGCGATGGCTACACCCGGGCCAGCATTGACGGCATTGCTGCCGAGGCGGGCGTTTCCTCACGCACGATCTACAACCACTTCGCCGACAAGGCGGAGCTGTTCGGCGTCGTCATCGTCGAGAGCACCGCGAGTGCCGCCGAGCTGCAGGTCGCGATCATCGAACGGCACCTGGCCAAGATCCTCGACCTGGAAGCCGACCTCATCTCCTTCGGTGAGGAGCTTGCCGTGCCGCCAGAGGGGTACGCCGAACACTTCGGACTCGTTCGCCAGGTCATCGCCGAAGCAGAGCACATCCCGGCCGAGGCCGTCACTGCCTGGCAGGAGGCGGGACCGCGCCACGTTCGCCGCGTCCTGGGGCAACACCTCGCCGCCGCCCAAGACCGCGGACTCTTGCAGGTCCCTGATCCAGAACTCGCAGCATCACAATTGATGTCGCTGCTCTCAGTGGTACACCCCACACATGTTGGGGACGCACCAGACGCCAAAGAGATCACCCGCATCGTGACCTCCGGCGTGGGCCTGTTTCTGCGTGGCTACCAGCCCTCGGCCAACTGA
- a CDS encoding DNA adenine methylase, producing the protein MTQTATSVRKRVTISPLRYPGGKGLLYSRLRTIIRENNLTSSVYIEPYAGGAGAALALLVSGQVERIAINDLDPAVFAFWNAVVTQPDEFTALVNSVELSVDEWERQREVYLTSARDNYLPLGFATFYLNRTNRSGVLNGGPIGGKDQTGNYKIDARFNREGLAERIRLIALHADRIAVTNEDGLRVIERYSDRDDAFIYADPPYFEKAGSLYLNAFRDSDHRALADCLKAVQRAKWILTYDNVPQVAELYSDLRRRLFALNYSARRVMKASEIMVFSTELSIPEEIQSAHAGLVQLADATTEGAR; encoded by the coding sequence ATGACCCAGACAGCGACATCTGTACGTAAACGAGTGACCATCTCACCGCTGCGTTACCCCGGCGGCAAAGGCCTGCTCTACTCACGCCTGCGGACCATTATCCGAGAGAACAACCTCACCTCAAGCGTGTACATCGAACCCTACGCAGGAGGTGCAGGCGCGGCCCTCGCGCTGCTCGTCTCCGGTCAGGTCGAGCGGATCGCGATCAACGACCTTGATCCTGCCGTGTTCGCGTTCTGGAACGCAGTCGTCACCCAGCCCGACGAGTTCACCGCGCTAGTCAATAGCGTCGAGCTCTCCGTCGATGAGTGGGAACGACAGCGCGAAGTCTATCTGACCTCCGCCCGCGACAACTACCTCCCGCTCGGATTCGCAACGTTCTATCTCAATCGAACCAACCGCTCAGGCGTCCTCAACGGCGGACCCATCGGCGGGAAGGACCAGACGGGCAACTACAAGATCGACGCTCGCTTCAACCGCGAAGGTCTGGCCGAGCGCATCCGCCTAATCGCGCTGCACGCAGACCGCATAGCCGTGACCAACGAGGATGGTCTGCGTGTCATCGAGCGGTACTCGGACCGCGACGACGCCTTCATCTACGCCGATCCGCCCTACTTCGAGAAGGCAGGATCGCTCTATCTCAACGCCTTCCGAGACTCCGACCACCGCGCTCTCGCGGACTGCCTCAAAGCTGTGCAACGGGCAAAGTGGATTCTCACCTACGACAACGTGCCGCAGGTCGCAGAACTCTACTCAGACCTGCGCAGGAGACTCTTCGCACTGAACTACTCGGCTCGCCGCGTGATGAAAGCCAGCGAAATCATGGTGTTCTCGACGGAACTGTCTATTCCCGAGGAGATTCAGTCTGCGCATGCCGGCCTCGTGCAGCTGGCAGACGCCACTACCGAAGGAGCACGCTGA